Genomic DNA from Alphaproteobacteria bacterium:
TAGGGTTCGGCTCGATCGGGCCATTTCTTGCCGATCGCCTCCAACTCGGCGACCGCATCGTCGAGCTTATCCATCTGGCGCAATACGTCGGCAATTCGTAGCTGCGCCGAGAAATAAAGCGGATCTTCCGGTTGGATCTCGCGATAGAGCGCTAGCGCTTCGTCATTACGATCGTCGGCGGCCAACGTGTCTGCGAGGGTCAGTTTCGCGACCGTGAAGTCGGGCGCCATGAACACGGACAGTCGTATGTATTGAAGTGCGAGCCGCGCACTCGCGTCCTGGCGCAACGCGCTTCCGAGATCGAACATGGCTTCGCCCATGCCGCGCTTCGCATCGGCTACCTCGGGCTTCGGCTTCTCGCCGCTCTGCAGCGCCTTCAACGTGAGTTCGATCCGCACAGTGTCCGGCGCACCGGCCGAATAACGTCGAAAGAGAGCCTCGGCTTCTTCGAAGCGACCTTGACGGGCATAAAAGTTGGCGAACGCGTCGACCACCCGGAACGAGGGATTACTCTCGCTTTCGATCGCCTTCTTGTAAGCTGCCTCGGCAGCGGCAGTGCGACCCGCAACGTCGTTGATGAATCCCGCATGAAAGTCGCTCAGCACTCCGAACCCGCGAACGCTAGACAGCTGATCGAGTGCCTTAAGCGCCGCGTCAGTGTTGCCTTCGCCTTCGAGCGCCCAAGCGAGAAGCAACGGCGCTGTGACCGAGCCGAGGCCAACCCGTGGCATTTGCGACATTCGCATTTCGGCCGCGGCGAATTGACCGGCTTTCGCATCCTCGAGCGCAAGCATGACGTTCGCGAGCTGGTTGTCGGGAAGCGCCACGACCAGGCGATGAGCCAACCGATCGGCCTCCTCGAACTGCCCTTCACCAAGTACAAGCTGGAACGTCTCGCGCAAGAAATCGACGTTGTCCGGGTCGCGCTTGAGCGCCTCGCTCATGTATTTGGCGGCAGTGGCGCGATCACCGTCATTTTCAGCTTGCTTTGCGGCGAGGTAGTACCCGGCCGCCGACTGAAATATTCCTGCGTCCGGATCTTCGGACGTGTTAACGCTCGCGGCGCCATGGGCAGCCGCGACCACCGCGGAATCGGCGGCGTCCTGATCGCCGGATTCACCGCAGCCGACAAGCAGAAGTGCAAGAACCAACCCGGTCGCTGCGCGCAGGGTCGCAATCCTCTCAATACCCAAATCGACCAATGCAAACCTCCGTGCCCGGCGATAATACGCGCGTACATCCCACGGCCGCAATTGAGTGAAACGCCAGCATCTTTGCCACCGATACGCGCCGGTGCGCCCATATCCGACGCTTCATGTACCAAGATTTGATTAATGTTGGTACAGAGGCCGCGATTCTTTGCCTATTTCTCCGCAAAGTCCAGCGTTCCGCCACGGGGGTTTGTCAAGCCGGAGCGAATTGAATTTTCGCCAAGTCAATGATATAATTCACATATTCGGATAATTTGGCCCGCCGCCGCCTTCCGGGGCGACCCAGTCGATATTTTGGGTCGGGTCCTTTATGTCGCAAGTTTTGCAATGGACGCAATTTTGCGCATTTATTTGCAGCCGTGGCGCACCGCTGTCGTCGCGCAGAATCTCGAATACACCGGCTGGGCAAAAGCGCTGTTCGGGCGCGTCGTAGACGGCAAGATTGACCGAGATCGGCACTTTTGGATCCCTGAGTTTTATGTGGGCTGGTTGATTTTCCTCGTGGTTCGTGTTCGAGATGAAAACCGAGCTTAATTTGTCGAAGGTGATCTTCCCATCGGGCTTTGGATACTCGATCTTGGGGCACTCGCGCGCCGGCTTGAGGCACTTGTTATCCGCATGCTGCCGCAATGTCCAAGGTGCGCGGCCGCGCAAAACATATGTATCGAACCCGGCGTGAATGAGACCGGCATGAAGCCCCCAGCGGAAGCCCGGGCGGATGTTGCGCACACGGCGAAGTTCCTCCCAAAGCCAGCTCGATTTCAGTTTCTCGGTATAGGATCGCGGCTCGCCGCGGCCGTCGCCCTCGCCGAGCGTGTCGAACACCGCTTCCGCAGCGCATATCGCCGATTTCATAGCGCCATGAGTGCCCTTGATCTTGGGGACGTTTAGAAAGCCCGCGGTGCAGCCGATCAATGTCCCGCCGGGGAATGTCAAGCGCGGGATCGACTGAAAGCCGCCCTCGTTGAGCGCGCGAGCGCCATAGGCGATGCGTCGTCCCCCTTCGAAATAAGAAACGATTGCGGGATGAGTCTTGAAGCGCTGGAATTCGTCAAAGGGTGACAGATACGGATTCTCGTAGTCGAGCCCGATCACAAAACCGACGGCCACCTGATGATTTTCGATATGATAGAGAAATGAGCCGCCATAGGTGCGCCGGTCGAGTGGCCAGCCGACTGTGTGGATGACCAGGCCTGGGCTGTGATTCGACGGAGTTATCTCCCATAACTCCTTGATGCCGATGGCAAAGGTCTGAGGGTCCACGCCGTCGCGCAACTTGAACCGATCGAACAGCATTTTTGTGAGTGAGCCGCGGCAGCCTTCGGCGAAGAGAGTCTGCTTTGCGCGCAATTCCACGCCGGGCGTGTAACTCTCCAAATGCTTGCCATCCTTGGCGATCCCCATATCACCGGTCGCGACGCCGACCACCCGGCCCGCTTCGTCGTAAAGAACTTCCGAGCCGGCGAAGCCTGCATAGATCTCAACGCCGAGTGCCTCGGCCTGTTTCGCAAGCCATCGGCACACATTGCCGAGGCTGACGATATAGTTGCCCGCATTGTGCATCTGGGGTGGGGTCGGCAGCCGAAACGCGGATTTTTTCGTCAGATAGAGGAAGCGATCGTCGCTTGCAGGCGTATTGAGTGGTGCTCCCCTTTCCCGCCAATCGGGTAAAAGCTCGTTGAGGGTACGCGGCTCGATGACCGCACCCGACAAAATATGGGCGCCGACCTCAGAGCCCTTTTCGATGACACACACGGAGATTTCGCGCCCCGCAGCGGACGAAAGCTGCTTCAATTTGATCGCGGCCGAGAGACCGGATGGCCCTGCACCCACGATGACGACATCGAATTCCATGGCTTCGCGCGACATATTTTCCCCTCCCCGCGGCGACGTCCGCCTGAAACGCCTTGCCGGTTGCACGCATGCGGACCGCTTAAGCTGACACACCGATCATCGGACTGATAGAATTATGCCATGAAGGGAAGAAGGGATAGAGCTTCGATGGTCGCGGCGCTCGCTTGGCAGATCGATGCCGGGGCGGATGAAGCGATCGGTGAGATACCCATCTCCCGCTATCGAAATGCCGTTGGACTGGCGGAGGCGGTCGGGAACCCGATTGGTCCAGTGCCGAACGAAGGGGCATCCGAGTCAAAACCTGCGCTGACGACTGCGACCTTCACTCGCACGATTTCGCGGCCGACACCGACCCTCAAACCGGCTATCGACAATACGCGCGCCGCGCGCGAGCTTGCGAATGCGGCGAATACGCTCGAGGATCTCAAGGAAGCGCTTCGCGCCTTCGATGGCTGCCCGCTCAAGGAGACAGCGACCAACCTCGTTTTCGGCGACGGCAATCCGCAATCGAAAGTCATGCTTATCGGCGAGGCGCCCGGTGCTGATGAGGACCGCCAGGGCAAACCCTTCGTCGGCGTTTCCGGTCAATTGCTCGATCGTATGATGGCGTGGATCGGCCTTGACCGGACGAGCTTCTACATCACGAACATCCTTTATTGGCGACCACCCGGCAATCGGCAGCCGACCGCCGCCGAGATCGCCGCTTGCTTGCCATTTGTCGAGCGCCACATCGAGATCGTCGACCCGTCACTATTGGTGTTCGTCGGCGGCTCATCTGCCAAGACGCTGCTCGGACGAAACGAGGGCATCATGCGCCTGCGCGGACAGTGGTTCCAATATCAGAGCACCGGAATGTCTCGACCGATTCCCTCGACGGCAATTTATCACCCTGCTTATCTCCTGCGCTCGCCCGGACAAAAACGCAGTGCCTGGCGGGATCTTCTTGCGGTGAAGGCGCGTCTTCAAACGGTACCGTAAACGTTTGCGATAGCGGAATATCTTGACAATTCGCGTTTCGCGAATATGCCAGCAAGTCTCCAAGGGTTGCCACAGCGGTCACGATCCGCTATTTAGGTCTCGTGACGTTGCGACAAATACTAAAACAAAATGTGAATATACGGGCACCGCGCGTGCCGACGGGGGGCGGTTTCCTACTGCTCCTTAGCTTGGCATGTATATCCGGCACGATGCCGGTCGCGGCCGCTGCAGAGGGCGATGGCGTGGAAACCGCATCTCTCTCCGCGGGCGGGTTGCGTCCATACGACGAGATTCCTTTGCCGCTGCCGCTCAAAGACGAGGACGCGGCTCGTTATCGCCATATCTTTAAGCTGCAGGAGCAAAGCCGTTGGTCCGAGGCGGACCGCGAAATCGCGAGGCTCACCAACAGAGTCCTCGTCGGAGAGGTGTTGGCCGAACGCTATCTATCGTCGAATGCTTATCGCGCTAAGTTCATCGAGTTGAGGAATTGGCTGGCAAACTACGCCGATCACGCCGATGCGCCCGGCATATACAAGCTTGCCGCGAAACGCATGCCACGAGGGGCGACACGCCCCCGTAATCCGGAAGGCACCACTTTTAATGCTGCCGCCGACGAGACCGCGGTCAGCGATAGCGTTCGATCTCTCAGCCCGTCGGCTCGGCGGCGGCTTGCCCGCATGCGAAGCGCAATCCGACACGACATCGACGAAGGCTCCTATGGTGCGGCTCGCGAATTGCTCGCGAGCCCCGAGGTGCAACGTCTTTTCGATCCGGTCGAATACGGCCGGCTCGACGCCGAGATCGCCGACGGCTACGAAGCGCTCAACCAGGGTCGCGACGGGCTTGAGGGTTTGCCGGCCGTGCGAAGCAAGCGGGGCCCTGCGGCCGAGGAGTGGGACAGTGGACTGGCCGCTTGGCAGTCAAAGAAATACGACGTGGCGGCCCAGCATTTCGAGCGGCTGGCGATGATCGACTCCATCGATTCCTGGACCCGTGCCGCAGGTGCCTATTGGGCCGCGCGGAGCAACCTTCGCGCGGGCGAACCCGACAAGGTCCCGCATTGGCTCGAGATCGGCGCAAATTTTCCCTATACCTTTTACGGCATTCTTTCGCGCAAGCTTTCCGGCAAGTCGTTTGACTACAACTGGGACCTACCGGCCTTCACCCGCGTAGACTCGGCCCAAATCAACGCAACCGGTGCCGGCCAGCGCGCGCTTGCGCTTATCCAAATCGGCGAAGACGCCCGCGCCGAGCGGGAGCTTCGACGCATAAACTCAGCACAGCCCGAGATGGCGCATGCACTGCTCGCCGTGAGCCAGCGAACCGACATGCCCTCCCTCGCCGTGCAGCTTGCTAAGCAGGTAACGGACAAGAACGGGCGACACTACGACGCGGCACTCTATCCGGTTCCGTCCTGGCAGCCGGCGGGCGGTTATCGCGTCGATCGAGCATTCGTTTTTGCGCTCATTCGACAAGAGTCGAATTTTTCGGCTCAAGCAAAGAGCCAACGGGGTGCACGCGGATTGATGCAGCTTATGCCGAGCACGGCGCGCTTCATCTCTAGCGGAACGAGCTATCGCGGTGCTAGCCGTCAGCTTTCCGACCCCACTCTCAATATAGCGCTCGGACAGAATTATCTCGCTCATCTCATGGGCACGGACTTCATCGGCGACAATCTTTTTTGGATCGTGGCCGCATACAATGGCGGCCCGGGGAATCTCGCGCGCTGGCAGCGAGAGATCCAACCGGCCGACGATCCGCTCGCCTTTCTCGAGAGCATCCCAAATCGCGAGACTCGCGAATTCGTCGAGCACGTCATGGCGAATTATTGGATCTACCGCGATCAGCTTGGTCAGACGGTACCCGAGCTCGACGCTATTGCCGAGGGCAAATGGCCGACCTATAAGTCAACCGACGGCAATTTCATTCCGGCGGTGACGAAAAATGGCGGGAATTGATGAAAATCGCCCCTTCGTTCCGGTCAACATCGCGGTCCTGACCATTTCCGACACACGCGAGGCTGCTGCCGACAAATCGGGCGACACACTCGCCGAGCGTCTCGTCGGCGCGGGCCACAAGCTCGCGGCGCGAGCGATCGTCAAGGACGATATCGCCGCGATCGTCGCCAAGCTCAAGGAATGGATTGCCGATCCCACAGTCGATGTCGTGATATCGACTGGCGGTACGGGGGTCACCGGTCGCGACGTGACACCCGAAGCACATCTCGCGGTGTACGAAAAGGAAATCCGCGGCTTTGGCGAGCTATTTCGGATGCTTTCCTACGAGAAAGTCAAGACCTCGACCATGCAATCCCGTGCTGTGGGGGGGGTTGCAGGTGGGACCTACCTTTTCGCCTTGCCCGGAAGCCCGAGCGCATGTCGCGACGGCTGGGACGAGATTTTGCGCTGGCAGCTCGATTCGCGTTATCGCCCCTGCAATTTGGTCGAATTGATGCCGCGGCTTCAGGAACATCTGAAGCGCGCAAGCTGAGAACGCTCGCGCCAACGCAAATAGCTCTCGCCGTCATCCACGTCATCGAGCTCTGCGAGCATTGCCACGCGTAGGCGCGGCGCCACACCGGCGAGTGTATCCGCCAGCGCATATGCACTCGACCAGCGAACATTATGGAAGAGTGGCGGCAATCGAGGCCGGCGCCTTGCGCCGACCAGCCAGTAACCCCCGTCCTTCGCCGGTCCGAATACGAGATCGTGACTGCCCAATGTGCGGAAGGCGGCGTCGATTTGCCAACGCTCGATTTCCGGGATGTCGCTCCCGACAATCACGACAGGACCGGGCGGCAATTCGTTCAATGGACGACGCATGCGCGCGCCTAGGTCGCCCCGACCCTGCGTGCGCCGCGTGATTCCGCGCGGCGAGATACGAAGCGTCTTCACCCGCCCCTCCGGCGAAACATAGAGCCAGCATTTCCAGCGCCTGTCGCGCCCAAGGCGGCGCATGACGAGAGCAAGCGAGTTACGGTAGAAACCAAGTGCGGCAATTCCGCCGATATCGGCAGCCAGGCGGCGCTTGACCCTGCCGAGGCGTGGGATTTTTGCCATGATGACGAGATGCCGCCTCACTCTCATGCGTAGAGCCGGCGTATGAGGCCCGGCGGAATACCGAGGAAATAGAGCGCGAGGCAGGACAAATTACGCATCGAACGCAGGAGCCACCCGTCGCGCCGATAGCGTTCTGCCGATGTAACGGCGCGCGAATTAAGCATGATGAGGCGCCTGCGCCCAATGCGTCGCACCATATCGACGTCCTCCATGAGCGGCAGGGGCGCGAAACCCCCAAGTTCGCGGTAAAAGTGCTGGGCGATCAAAAGACCCTGATCGCCGTAAGGCATTGCAAGGAGGCGGCATCGCAATGCGACGATGCGCTCAAGGCGGCGTGCCGAAGCACTATTGTCGTCGAGCGCAAAGCGAAATACCGCGGCGTGCTCAGCATTCTCCGGCCGCTCGATGAAATGCGTAACCTCGCGGCTCCATCCTGGCACGAGACGCGTATCAGCATGGAGGAAAAGGAGCCAATCGCCCCGTGCCGCTTCACCACCCGCCCTGAGTTGACTGCCGCGTCCCGCTTCGATGGCGAGCACTCTGGCGTTGTGGCCGCGCGCGCGGGAAACGGAATCGTCCGACGATCCGCCGTCGACGACAACGTACTCAAACGTGATGGCGGCTTCCCGCAGCTCGGCAAGTGCGTTAAATGTGGCATCGAGCGTCGCGGCTGCGTCGAGAGTCGGGATCACGATGCTGAGCGAAGGTGTCACGCGTTTCCATTGGGCGAGTTGCGGCGATACACTCGCCTACCACAGACGGGTGCATGGCCCAACTGAAAACCATGGCGATTGCTGAGGACAATCCGATATCGATGCTGCCCAACCTCGTGGCTTGCCTCGAAGCCTTGCGCGCACTGCCGGATTTTGCGGCACTTGACGCCAATGCGCTCGAGCCGGCCGGCTTCACCGGAATGGCGCACGATCACATCCGCATCAAGGGGCAAGGCCTCATCCTGCGCGTCCCCCGTGTTTCACAGTGGGGCCTCGCCGCCGTCGTCAATCTCGCCTATCAAAGTGCGTGCTTCCGCCGCGCCTACGCAAGCGGCCATACGCCAGCACTCCATTCGGTGCTGCCGCCGAGTACCGATTTGCCGATGGGGGCACTTCTCGTCGAGGAGATCGAGGGCCGTAAGCCTCGCCTTCCAGGAGATTTGGCTGCAATCGGAGCAGCGATCGGCGCCATGCACGGCCTCACGCTCCCGCGAATCGAGGATCGCCGCCCACTCCTCTCACCGATCAATTCGCTTGCGGCGACACTTAAAACCATCACATTGCAAGCGGCTTTTCTCGAGTCCGCCGGACTCAATGTGGACACATTGAGAGCTCTCCGCGACGAGCTCGATTGGGCCCGAAAATTCGTCGACCGATATGCACAGCCGACCGAGCCGACATCCCTCATTCTGACCGACAGCCATCCGGGCAACTTCGTGATCCACCTCTCCGGGAAGGCCTTTTTTGTCGATCTCGAAAAGGCGCTCTATGGGCTACCCGCAATCGACTTGGCGCATGCAACACTGTACACCTCGACGCGCTTCGATCCCGATATCGACGCCGTCCTGACCGAAGGGGAGACGGCGAGCTTCTATCGGGATTATTTGGCGAAGGTAGAGGCGAGACGTGCTGCGCAGCTTCGGCCGTGGCTCGCCCCGCTTCGGCGCCTCGTTTGGCTGCGGACAATGACTTGGTGCGCCAAATGGACGGTCGAATCGCGCGGGAGCGGCGGGTGGTCGCGGCAGCGGCTCGATGCGCGCACGCGCAGCCATATGGAGGCGTGCCTCAAGGACTTCTTCGATCCTGCGACGGTCGCGCGTCAGCGCAGCGAATGGAGCGGCGGGCGAGCCGTCGAGTTCGGCGCGTGAGCAAAAAGGCCGCTGCGGAATTTCCGAACATCGATCCCGCAGCCCTCGCTGCGGGCCTCGATCGGGACGGCTATACAATCGTCCCCGCTCTTCTTGGTGCCGATGCTTGCCGCGATCTTGCGGCACTCTATGACCGCGAAGAGCTTTTCCGAAGCAGGATCGTGATGGCGCGCCATGCCTTCGGCCTCGGCGAGTATAAATACTTTCGCTATCCCCTGCCTTCGGTCATTCAGTCGCTCCGCGAAACCCTATATTCCCACCTCGTCGTAACGGCCAACCGTTGGTGCGAGTGGCTCGGCGCCGAGGAGCGCTATCCCGCGACACTTGTCGACTATCTTGCAATCTGCCACGAGGCGGGACAGGCACGCCCCACGCCCCTCATCCTCAAATACGAAGCGGGCGGCTACAATTGCCTCCACCAGGACCTCTACGGTGCTCTGGCCTTCCCGCTCCAGGCGACGATACTGCTTTCATCGCCGAGGGACGATTTCACCGGCGGGGAATTTCTCCTCGTTGAGCAGCGTCCGCGTGCCCAATCGAAAGGCGAGGTGGTAGCCCTCGCTCGGGGAGACGCCGTCATCTTTGCGGTCAATCGGCGGCCTGTCGCGGGCAAGCGCGGATTCTACCGCGTTGCCTTGCGCCACGGCGTGAGCCGCGTGCACAGCGGCCATCGCCACACCCTGGGCATCATCTTCCATGACGCCGCGTAAGCACGCCAAAGGGCATTGCCGGGTTCCCGATCGATGTTCTTGAAATGTTCTGGCAACTACACTAAAGTCCCGCGATGGACGAAAGGCTGCCTGATATGCCTCGCAAAGGGCGAGGAGCAGTGTCGAACGCGACCGGCCGCTTCGAGCCTACGCATTATGAGCGCACCGACGACGGTTGGGGCCGAGCGACACCGGGCGACAGCGACGACGAACCGCCTCCCCTACGCACGACGGTCACACTCGATACCTCGCGTTCTGCGATTGTGCGCAACCAATCGCCTGACATCCCATTCGACCGTTCGATCAATCCCTATCGGGGCTGCGAGCATGGCTGCATTTATTGCTTCGCCCGGCCGACACACGCGTATCTTGGTCTGTCACCCGGCCTCGACTTCGAGAGTCGGCTTCTTGCGAAGCCAGACGCTCCAAAACTTCTCGCAGACGAGTTGCGCAAGCCTGGCTATCAGGTCGAGCCGCTAGCCCTCGGCACCAACACCGATCCGTACCAGCCGATTGAGCGCGAGTTCAAGATCACGCGCGGCATTCTCGAAGTCCTGCGCGACTACAATCACCCCGTCATGATCACGACGAAGTCGACGCTCATCCTGCGCGACCTCGACATTTTGGCGCCGATGGCAGCCAAGGGCCTCGCGCGCGCTGCCCTCTCCATCACGACCCTTGACCCCGATACAGCCCGAGTGATGGAACCACGGGCGCCGCGCCCGGAGCGGCGACTTGAGACGGTTCGCGCGCTGAGTGCCGCAGGCATTCCGGCGTCCGTGTTGACGGCACCCATCATTCCCGCCCTCAATGACTGGGAAATCGAGCGTTTGCTCGAAGCCTCGGTTGCGCATGGCGCGGTCGATGCGGGTTACGTGCTGCTGCGCCTTCCGCTCGAGATCAAGGACCTCTTCATCGAGTGGCTCGAGGCGCATTTCCCCAAGCGCGCCAAGCATGTGCTGGCGCTCATGCGCGAGATGCGCGGCGGCAAGCTCTACGACGCAGAGTTCGGCACTCGCTTTTCGGGAAAAGGACCCTATGCCGAAATGATCGCGAAGCGATTTCGCCTCGCCTGCAACAGGCTCGGCATCGGGAAAAAGCGCCGGCGCCTCGATTGCTCACAATTCATGCCGCCGCCGCGAACTGGCGATCAGCTTGCACTATTTTGAGTCCGAAATTTCAATCGGACGAATCGCCGATGGATCGACCCAGTTTTCCGGCTGATTGGGATCGGGTGTACTCTGGAGCTCTCAGGAGATAGAATTACGCCCTATTCTTTCGAGGAGCGTCCCAGCATGAAGGCAATCCTGAAGGATCGCGTGGTCGCGGAAAGTGACGACATTGTGGAATGTGGCGGCTATCAATATTTCCCGAGTAATGCGGTAAGGAAGGAATGGCTCGTGAAGGCGCCCAAGACGGAATCGGATCGCGCCTGCCCTCACGGGGTCCAATTCTATGATGTCGTGATCGATGGGGTGCCCCACAAGCGCGCCGCCTGGTCCTACGAGGCGCCACGGCCCTCGATGAACCAAGTCGCCAACCGTTTTGGCTTTTGGGAAGACGTCGAGGTGCGCTGAAACTCATATCCCTTGATGCACTGTCGCCGTGCCGAATCTCTTCCACGAGCTTGAAGCGACGGGCGTCGTCTGCGGCGTGGACGAGGCCGGACGCGGACCCTGGGCGGGGCCGGTTGTGGCCGCCGCCGTCATTCTCGGGCGCAGCCGTGCTGCACTCTGCGCGCTGCCCGCAGTTTTCCTCAAAGATCTCGACGATTCGAAGCGCCTCGCGCCAGAGCGCCGTGAACGGCTTTGCCATGCCCTCCGCGAAGCCGCGCGGGACGGATCAGTCGTTTTCGGCATCGCGGCGGCGAGCGTTGCGGAGATCGATCGACTCAATATCCTAGGCGCTACACACCTTGCCATGGCAAGGGCCGTTGTCGCACTTCGCGTGCGTCCCGACCTCGCGCTGATCGACGGCAATCGCGCGCCGCCGCTTCCTTGTGCAGTCAAAACGATCGTTCGCGGCGACGGGCTGAGCCTGTCGATTGCGGCCGCTTCGGTGCTTGCCAAGGTCACCCGCGACCGCCTCATGTCGCGACTTGGTGCGCGCTACCCCGACTTCCGTTGGGAACAAAATATGGGGTATGGCACGCAATTTCACCGCGAGGCCTTGTATCGCCATGGTCCCACCCCTCATCATCGCCTGAGCTTCGACCCGGTGCGATCGCGGCAGGGTTCGTTAAGTATTTGACTCCCAATATAAAAATTCTTGACCCGCCGAGTCGCTTGACTCAAAGTGTGCTCCCTCCAGGGGAGCCGAATGAAACTAAACCAGATCCTGATCGGCGATTGCATCGAGCAAATCGGCTGGCTGCCATCGGGCTCGGTCAACATGGTGTTCGCCGACCCGCCCTACAATCTTCAGCTCGCTGGCGAGCTTCACCGGCCGAACAATAGCCGCGTCGACGGCGTTGACGCCCTGTGGGACAAGTTCGACGATTTTGCCGCCTACGACTCGTTCACCCGCGCCTGGCTCGCCGCCGCCCGTCGCGCACTCAGCGACAATGGCACTCT
This window encodes:
- a CDS encoding PA0069 family radical SAM protein — its product is MDERLPDMPRKGRGAVSNATGRFEPTHYERTDDGWGRATPGDSDDEPPPLRTTVTLDTSRSAIVRNQSPDIPFDRSINPYRGCEHGCIYCFARPTHAYLGLSPGLDFESRLLAKPDAPKLLADELRKPGYQVEPLALGTNTDPYQPIEREFKITRGILEVLRDYNHPVMITTKSTLILRDLDILAPMAAKGLARAALSITTLDPDTARVMEPRAPRPERRLETVRALSAAGIPASVLTAPIIPALNDWEIERLLEASVAHGAVDAGYVLLRLPLEIKDLFIEWLEAHFPKRAKHVLALMREMRGGKLYDAEFGTRFSGKGPYAEMIAKRFRLACNRLGIGKKRRRLDCSQFMPPPRTGDQLALF
- a CDS encoding DUF427 domain-containing protein produces the protein MKAILKDRVVAESDDIVECGGYQYFPSNAVRKEWLVKAPKTESDRACPHGVQFYDVVIDGVPHKRAAWSYEAPRPSMNQVANRFGFWEDVEVR
- a CDS encoding ribonuclease HII encodes the protein MPNLFHELEATGVVCGVDEAGRGPWAGPVVAAAVILGRSRAALCALPAVFLKDLDDSKRLAPERRERLCHALREAARDGSVVFGIAAASVAEIDRLNILGATHLAMARAVVALRVRPDLALIDGNRAPPLPCAVKTIVRGDGLSLSIAAASVLAKVTRDRLMSRLGARYPDFRWEQNMGYGTQFHREALYRHGPTPHHRLSFDPVRSRQGSLSI